The following are from one region of the bacterium HR17 genome:
- the hindIIIM gene encoding Modification methylase HindIII, with protein sequence MERGATVFIADSRNMAEVADESVDLIVTSPPYWHIKDYGVEGQIGYGQTLHEYLLDLSRVWRECWRVLKPGRRLCINIGDQFARAVIYGRYKVIPLHAEIIAQCETIGFDYMGAIVWRKKTTMRTTGGAVVMGSFPYPPNGIVELDYEFILLFKKPERDTERKTQSRTPTEIKEASKLTRDEWKEFFSGHWEFAGERQVMHEAMFPEELPRRLIRMFSFVGETVLDPFLGSGTTVKVALELGRNAIGYEIQPAFESIIRRKLGITENALLTPPVTVIRRKEFLPPVDPPPDYAPQVKDARPLVDPKDLKFGEEVTYKVTDIVDERTLRMDNGLIVQLLGIVVPTERRELAIAYLRKFLLGKRVVLKFERPPEANGAPLSAYLYLTNRLFVNRKMIEMGLADADRTIWHRYRDRFLASERKRIDIHSSVSH encoded by the coding sequence TTGGAAAGGGGAGCAACGGTCTTCATCGCCGACAGCCGTAATATGGCAGAAGTCGCTGACGAAAGCGTTGACCTCATTGTCACTTCGCCACCCTATTGGCACATCAAGGATTACGGCGTGGAGGGACAAATCGGCTACGGACAGACACTGCACGAATACTTGCTTGACTTGAGCCGTGTCTGGCGGGAATGTTGGCGAGTGTTGAAACCCGGACGGCGGTTATGCATCAACATCGGCGACCAATTTGCTCGTGCCGTCATATATGGGCGATACAAAGTTATCCCGCTCCACGCCGAAATCATCGCTCAATGCGAAACGATCGGCTTTGACTACATGGGCGCGATTGTTTGGCGGAAAAAGACGACGATGAGGACAACAGGTGGAGCCGTTGTCATGGGCTCATTCCCCTATCCGCCAAATGGCATCGTGGAGTTGGACTACGAGTTCATCCTGCTGTTTAAGAAACCTGAAAGGGACACAGAGCGAAAAACACAAAGCCGGACACCAACGGAAATTAAGGAAGCGTCCAAACTAACCCGTGACGAGTGGAAGGAATTTTTCAGCGGGCATTGGGAGTTTGCAGGGGAACGACAAGTGATGCATGAAGCCATGTTCCCCGAAGAGTTGCCGAGAAGGCTCATCCGCATGTTCTCGTTCGTCGGCGAAACCGTCCTTGATCCGTTTTTGGGCAGTGGAACGACTGTCAAGGTCGCCTTAGAGTTGGGGCGCAACGCTATCGGCTACGAAATTCAACCTGCTTTTGAGTCTATTATTCGGCGGAAACTTGGCATCACCGAAAATGCCCTCCTGACTCCGCCTGTGACCGTCATCCGTCGCAAAGAATTTTTGCCACCCGTTGACCCGCCCCCAGATTACGCCCCACAAGTGAAAGACGCAAGACCCCTTGTTGACCCAAAGGACTTGAAGTTTGGCGAAGAAGTGACCTACAAAGTCACTGACATCGTGGACGAACGCACCTTACGGATGGACAACGGTCTAATAGTGCAACTTTTAGGCATTGTCGTGCCAACTGAACGGAGAGAACTCGCCATCGCCTACTTACGCAAGTTCCTCTTGGGAAAGCGGGTCGTGTTAAAGTTTGAGCGTCCACCTGAAGCAAACGGTGCACCTTTGTCCGCTTACCTTTACTTGACCAACCGCCTGTTCGTAAACCGCAAGATGATTGAAATGGGCTTGGCAGATGCTGACCGAACAATTTGGCATCGCTACCGCGATAGATTTTTGGCATCAGAGAGGAAAAGAATTGACATACATTCGTCAGTATCGCACTAA
- a CDS encoding Arylsulfatase codes for MLNLIVICLDTFRQDHVSFYHGGRPAFKDVPPCQTPNIDAFARQCVVLENAYPCGLPTIPVRYELMTGMFGLPYRGWEPLTPYDKPIAEILRAEGYVCGLVSDNYHYFRPYQRTASMNYHRGFHSYLWVRGQEYDAFAAHPPKRCVDDYVNEHYPPEWRERIAQFLANTDAFTDERHYFPAQVVELAIDWLKKNRVHRKVFLWLDSFDPHEPWDPPPRFDTYTDPTYKGPRLILPMGGWAHEWATPEQIRHIRGLYAGECAFVDHCLGWLFDALQDLGYMDDSVIVLLADHGHPLADHGKFLKGSDRLYSELLKVPFMVYAPHLPARRTQALVQFPDVLPTLLELLGLGNLAQPLAGKSFAAVLRGETDAHRTAVICGYHEAFDRCIRDGTWSYIVRPDGQPDELYNLVDDPKETRNLIDEHPDEARRLAAQFGSLWFRRPITGVKGVQGRYELL; via the coding sequence GTGTTGAACCTCATCGTCATCTGCCTTGACACCTTTCGGCAGGACCATGTCAGTTTTTATCACGGTGGTCGTCCTGCCTTTAAGGATGTGCCTCCGTGCCAAACGCCGAACATAGACGCCTTTGCGCGCCAATGTGTCGTCCTTGAGAACGCCTACCCGTGCGGGTTGCCGACCATTCCCGTCCGCTACGAACTGATGACGGGCATGTTCGGTTTGCCCTATCGGGGTTGGGAACCGCTGACCCCTTACGACAAACCTATCGCCGAGATCCTGCGGGCAGAAGGTTATGTCTGCGGGCTCGTCAGCGATAACTACCACTACTTTCGTCCCTACCAGCGCACTGCCAGCATGAACTACCATCGGGGCTTTCACAGTTACCTTTGGGTGCGCGGGCAGGAATACGATGCTTTCGCTGCCCATCCGCCCAAACGATGCGTGGACGACTATGTAAACGAGCACTATCCGCCCGAATGGCGCGAGCGCATCGCTCAGTTTTTGGCGAACACCGACGCGTTTACCGATGAACGCCACTACTTCCCCGCTCAGGTCGTAGAGTTGGCGATTGACTGGCTCAAAAAGAACCGCGTCCACCGCAAGGTGTTTTTGTGGTTGGACAGTTTTGACCCACACGAACCGTGGGACCCGCCACCCCGATTTGACACCTACACCGACCCCACATATAAAGGACCGCGCCTCATTTTGCCGATGGGCGGTTGGGCGCACGAGTGGGCGACGCCTGAACAAATCCGCCACATACGCGGTTTGTATGCGGGCGAATGCGCTTTTGTAGATCACTGCCTCGGTTGGCTCTTTGACGCGCTGCAGGACTTAGGCTACATGGACGACAGCGTGATCGTGCTGCTCGCCGACCACGGTCACCCGTTGGCGGATCACGGCAAGTTCCTCAAAGGCAGCGACCGTCTGTATTCGGAGTTGCTCAAAGTGCCCTTCATGGTTTACGCACCTCATTTGCCAGCCCGTCGCACGCAAGCGTTGGTGCAATTCCCCGATGTGTTGCCGACGCTGTTAGAACTGTTGGGGTTGGGCAACCTAGCGCAACCGCTGGCAGGCAAATCTTTTGCGGCGGTGCTACGGGGTGAGACGGACGCGCACCGAACCGCTGTCATCTGCGGTTACCACGAAGCCTTTGACCGCTGCATCCGCGACGGGACTTGGAGTTACATCGTTCGCCCTGACGGGCAACCTGACGAACTTTACAACCTTGTTGACGACCCAAAGGAAACGCGCAACCTGATTGACGAACATCCCGATGAAGCCCGTCGGTTGGCGGCACAATTTGGCAGCCTCTGGTTCCGTCGCCCCATCACGGGCGTCAAAGGCGTGCAAGGGCGTTACGAACTGCTGTGA